The Echeneis naucrates chromosome 8, fEcheNa1.1, whole genome shotgun sequence genome has a window encoding:
- the septin12 gene encoding neuronal-specific septin-3 isoform X2 has product MKNEWTLQNTAGELETERLNPMEEEREKERGIMGHDREDPGDMNIQNYTTEKEENCVEMHSEMEEKGMKKGMEEREMKKVMKLETEMKVELSQFGPGQQMSFIRGTDLFGYVGIEAVLDQMRRKTMKSGFEFNIMVVGQSGLGKSTLVNTLFKSKVSRKSCTPNYEEKICKTVKLHSVSHMIEEKGVKMKLTVIDTPGFGDQINNENCWEPIVKYINEQYEKYLREELHVNRKRRIPDSRVHCCIYFLPATGHRLRPIDVEFMKRLGKIVSIVPVIAKADTLTIEERQEFKERIRQDLASNGICIYPQKEYDEDQEEHALNEKIRESIPFAVVGTDKEHQVNGNKVLGRKTKWGIIEVENVAHCEFSHLRDLLVRSHLQDLKEVTHNIHYETYRVRRLNESNVDFSVLGLTPWLLENGTADQSESQL; this is encoded by the exons ACACTGCTGGAGAACTGGAAACAGAGCGGCTCAATCCaatggaggaggaaagggagaaggagagaggcaTCATGGGACATGACCGAGAGGACCCAGGCGACATGAATATTCAGAATTacacaacagagaaagaagagaacTGTGTGGAGATGCAttcagagatggaggagaagggaATGAAGAAggggatggaggagagagagatgaagaaagtGATGAAGCTAGAAACAGAGATGAAGGTGGAGCTCAGTCAGTTTGGGCCAGGACAGCAAATGAGCTTCATCCGGGGCACTGACCTATTCGGCTATGTGGGCATAGAGGCAGTCCTTGACCAGATGAGGCGCAAGACCATGAAGTCCGGATTTGAGTTCAACATCATGGTTGTCG GTCAGAGTGGTCTGGGGAAATCCACACTGGTCAACACTCTATTCAAGTCCAAAGTCAGCCGGAAGTCCTGTACGCCCAACTACGAGGAGAAGATCTGCAAAACAGTCAAACTACATTCAGTCAGCCACA TGATTGAAGAGAAAGGAGTGAAAATGAAGCTGACAGTGATCGACACGCCAGGGTTTGGAGACCAGATCAATAATGAGAACTG ctggGAGCCCATAGTTAAGTACATCAATGAGCAGTATGAGAAGTACCTGAGGGAGGAGCTGCACGTTAACCGTAAGAGGAGAATACCTGACAGTAGAGTCCACTGCTGCATCTACTTCCTCCCTGCCACTGGACACAG GTTACGTCCTATTGATGTTGAGTTCATGAAGAGGTTGGGGAAGATTGTGAGCATTGTTCCCGTTATTGCCAAAGCAGATACACTCACTATCGAGGAGAGACAGGAGTTCAAAGAGAGA ATAAGACAGGACTTGGCATCCAACGGGATCTGTATTTACCCCCAGAAAGAGTATGATGAGGATCAAGAAGAGCACGCCCTCAATGAGAAGATCAGG GAGAGCATCCCCTTTGCTGTGGTGGGGACTGACAAGGAGCACCAGGTGAATGGAAACAAAGTGTTGGGCCGTAAAACAAAGTGGGGAATCATTGAAG TTGAAAATGTGGCACATTGTGAGTTTTCCCACCTGAGAGATCTACTCGTCAG gtctcATCTGCAGGACCTGAAagaagtgacacacaacatCCACTACGAGACTTATCGTGTACGACGGCTCAATGAGAGCAACGTGGATTTCAGTGTACTCGGACTGACGCCTTGGCTTTTGGAGAATGGAActgctgaccaatcagagagccAACTGTGA
- the septin12 gene encoding neuronal-specific septin-3 isoform X3 has protein sequence MEEEREKERGIMGHDREDPGDMNIQNYTTEKEENCVEMHSEMEEKGMKKGMEEREMKKVMKLETEMKVELSQFGPGQQMSFIRGTDLFGYVGIEAVLDQMRRKTMKSGFEFNIMVVGQSGLGKSTLVNTLFKSKVSRKSCTPNYEEKICKTVKLHSVSHMIEEKGVKMKLTVIDTPGFGDQINNENCWEPIVKYINEQYEKYLREELHVNRKRRIPDSRVHCCIYFLPATGHRLRPIDVEFMKRLGKIVSIVPVIAKADTLTIEERQEFKERIRQDLASNGICIYPQKEYDEDQEEHALNEKIRESIPFAVVGTDKEHQVNGNKVLGRKTKWGIIEVENVAHCEFSHLRDLLVRSHLQDLKEVTHNIHYETYRVRRLNESNVDFSVLGLTPWLLENGTADQSESQL, from the exons atggaggaggaaagggagaaggagagaggcaTCATGGGACATGACCGAGAGGACCCAGGCGACATGAATATTCAGAATTacacaacagagaaagaagagaacTGTGTGGAGATGCAttcagagatggaggagaagggaATGAAGAAggggatggaggagagagagatgaagaaagtGATGAAGCTAGAAACAGAGATGAAGGTGGAGCTCAGTCAGTTTGGGCCAGGACAGCAAATGAGCTTCATCCGGGGCACTGACCTATTCGGCTATGTGGGCATAGAGGCAGTCCTTGACCAGATGAGGCGCAAGACCATGAAGTCCGGATTTGAGTTCAACATCATGGTTGTCG GTCAGAGTGGTCTGGGGAAATCCACACTGGTCAACACTCTATTCAAGTCCAAAGTCAGCCGGAAGTCCTGTACGCCCAACTACGAGGAGAAGATCTGCAAAACAGTCAAACTACATTCAGTCAGCCACA TGATTGAAGAGAAAGGAGTGAAAATGAAGCTGACAGTGATCGACACGCCAGGGTTTGGAGACCAGATCAATAATGAGAACTG ctggGAGCCCATAGTTAAGTACATCAATGAGCAGTATGAGAAGTACCTGAGGGAGGAGCTGCACGTTAACCGTAAGAGGAGAATACCTGACAGTAGAGTCCACTGCTGCATCTACTTCCTCCCTGCCACTGGACACAG GTTACGTCCTATTGATGTTGAGTTCATGAAGAGGTTGGGGAAGATTGTGAGCATTGTTCCCGTTATTGCCAAAGCAGATACACTCACTATCGAGGAGAGACAGGAGTTCAAAGAGAGA ATAAGACAGGACTTGGCATCCAACGGGATCTGTATTTACCCCCAGAAAGAGTATGATGAGGATCAAGAAGAGCACGCCCTCAATGAGAAGATCAGG GAGAGCATCCCCTTTGCTGTGGTGGGGACTGACAAGGAGCACCAGGTGAATGGAAACAAAGTGTTGGGCCGTAAAACAAAGTGGGGAATCATTGAAG TTGAAAATGTGGCACATTGTGAGTTTTCCCACCTGAGAGATCTACTCGTCAG gtctcATCTGCAGGACCTGAAagaagtgacacacaacatCCACTACGAGACTTATCGTGTACGACGGCTCAATGAGAGCAACGTGGATTTCAGTGTACTCGGACTGACGCCTTGGCTTTTGGAGAATGGAActgctgaccaatcagagagccAACTGTGA